Part of the Maridesulfovibrio sp. genome, CTGATGAAGATGATTTGGGCAAAGCCCGCGAGTTCGGTAAGTCCCTCGTTGCAAAGCTTGCTGACGGTTCTCTTTTCGCTGAAGATGTAGATATTCCCGGTAATCGTCCTTACAAGGAACGCTCGCCCAAGGCTTCAGCTGCTCCTATCTCCAACAATGACTGCCAGCTTTGCGGAGCCTGCGAGAGAGTCTGTCCCACAGCGGCAATTTCCGTTGGTTCATTGGTGGAAAATGACCCGGATAAGTGTATTTTCTGCTGTGCTTGCGTTAAGGTCTGTACTTTCGAAGCGCGTAAGCTGGAAGTGCCCCGCCTGCTGGAAGTTTCCCAGTGGCTGGCTGATAATTTCAGTGAGCGCCGTGAACCTGAAGTTTTTATATAGGTGCGCTGCGCGCTTTTAAGAATTAAATGATTTTGCCTCCGGCGGGTCTGCGACGCTTTGTTTTGATGCGCTATCGCGCTTAGTGTTGATCGCATTTCGCCTCCGGCGGGCAGAAGGGCTAAGCCCCTCTGCACTCCCTAGTTGGTGTGAGAGTTTTTTTGTTGAAGTATTGTCGTAGACTTGGAGGAGTGATTTCTTATGCGTAATTCTGTGCGAATTCTGGCAGGTGTCGTCCTGTTGTTGGCTTTTTTTGGTTTGTCCGGCTGTGCAACGAGCAAATGGAACCGCTATGAGCTTTATATGGGCCAGAGCTATGGTGAAGGTAAGCAGTGGGTTACAGCTAAACAATGGCAGGGTTTTCTGAAATCTGAAGTTACTCCCAAATTTAAGGACGGCTATACTGTCTATGACGTAAATGGATTCTGGGCTGGCAAGATGTTTACCTACTCCGAAAGAAGCAAAGTGATCATGATCGTCTCAGAAGACAAGGATGCCGAGCAGCGCGTGGATGAAATCGCAAAAGCCTACAAGGATGAGTTCAAGCAGGACTCTGTTTTGAAGATTGTCTGCCCGGTCAGAGTTGAGTTTAATTAGTTCATATTGACGCGATTAAGCAAAACGTCCTCCATCGTACTTACGTTGGAGGACGTTTTTTTGATTGAAGATCCGGTCTGGCTTTATGGTAGGTGATGGTACCAACCTAATTCTCCAGTTCCAGCTCATTCAGTATTTCGCGGCTTATCCAGCTGACGATTTCAGAGCATTTTTGTAGCTGTGCTTCAGGGCCGAATTTTCCTCTTAGGTTAATGCATTTTGTTGTGCCGTATTTTTCTAAAAATTTATCTCTGATCATTTCGGCAAGGGCAGCCGGATAGTCCCAACTCTGTCCTGCCTCATTGCGACCATGAAGGTGCCCGATCACAATTAATGCCCCGCTTAGTGCTCCGCATGCTTCCTGAAATGTTTTGCCATAGCCTCCACCAAAAGGGGTGGCGTAGCGGACAATGTTATCCGGTTCCATTCCCGCATGCTCAAGAGTGCCTCTGACTACAGCCTCTGCACAATGGTAACCTCCCAGAAAGTAATTCCCGGCTTTGTCAGCTGCTCCGCATGTGTTTCTGTTGCAACAATTCATTTGTTCCTCCTGTTGTTATTTTGATCGCTATTAACTATTGTCCACTTAAAGTGATCGCGTCCAACGATTGTTTGCGATTGCAGTAATCGTGAAAAACGATGGAGTGTTGAATGGAAATACGACAGCTGAAAACTTTCCTGACAGTGGCTGAGCGTCTGAACTTTACCCGGGCGGCAAAAGATCTTTATCTGGCTCAGTCTTCTGTTTCCGCCCAGATCAAATTGTTGGAAGAAGATCTTGGCGTCCGGCTTTTTGACCGGATCGGCCGGGGAATTGTGCTTACAGAGGCCGGGGAAATGTTGCGTAATTATGCTCGTCGCATGCTCCAGATGAGTGAAGAGGTGCGTGACGGTCTTTCCGGTGGGCGTAATTTTTCAGGCACGCTTACAATCCGAATGCCTGAGACAATCGGCTCAGAGTACATGCCGGAAGTTATAGCGAGTTTTTCATCAGAATATCCCAATACGCAGATTGTCTTTAACAACTGTGATGATGAGTGTTTGAAGGAAGAATTGAATTCCGGTCGTATTGATGCTGCTTTCTTAATGAGCAGCTCATTGAGCGTCAGCAGCGTAACGGTGGAGGCTCTTCGGCCCGAACCTTTGACGCTTGCTGCTGCTTCCGGGCACCCGCTGGCCGGGAAAAGGGTTTTGTCTGATGCAGATATGCAGGGGCAGACGTTACTGCAATTGCGAGTGGATTGAAGTTATCGGCGTGACTTCAAGCGGTCGCTTGAAACCAATGATGTAGAGACAAAATCAATAATCTTTTCCAGCGGCAGGGCGCAGCTGAATTGCTTGCGGAGAGGAATGGGGATTGCCCTGTGTCCTGAACGGGTGCTGGACCGAGACTTTGAGAAAGGCACTCTTGTCCGGCTTGAGTGGAGCCCAGCCCCTACGGAAACGATGATCATGGTGATCACCCATGTTGATAAGTGGTGTTCGCCTCCGCTTAGGCGATTTTTGGAGCTATCGAAGGCTGTTATTCTTCAAGGTTAAGATAAAGAACTCCCCCGCAACCCAAGGTTACGGGGGAGTTCTTCATTTCATATCTATCAAATCAAACCCTACATACTAATCCACTCGTCCTGTTTCGGAGTCTCCTGCTTCAAATCAGCAAGATGGCAGCAGGTGCGGTGTCCGGGGGCGATTTCTTTGTCCTGCGGGGCCTTTTCACGGCAGATAGCCATGGCATGGGCGCAACGGGGGTGGAAGTGGCAGCCTTTTGGCGGATCGAGCGGGGAGGGGATTTCGCCTTTGAGCGGGGCGAAGTCCACATCGCGTTTGTCCAGTCTGGGAACCTCGTTCAAGAGAGCCTGAGTGTAGGGGTGGAACGGATCGCTGAATAATTTTTCAACTGTTCCGACCTCAACAACGCGACCGAGGTACATGACCGCGATCCTGTCTGATATGTGTTCGACCACGCCTAAGTCGTGGCTGATGAACAGGCAGGTCAGGTTCAGGTCTTTGCGCAGTTTCATGAACAGGTTCAGAATCTGGGCCTGAATGGATACGTCCAGTGCGGCTACTGATTCATCGCAGATCAGACATTCCGGTTGCATGGCCATGGCCCTTGCAATGCCGATTCTCTGGCGCTGACCGCCGGAGAACTGGTGCGGGTAGCGGTTTTTGTAGCTGGGGTCCAGACCGCAGCGGAGCATAACATAGGAGAGATACTTGTCGAATCCGGCCTTGTCGGTCAGTCCGTGGTAGAGCGGTGCTTCGCCTATGATCTGCTTAACCCTTTTGCGCGGGTTCAATGAGGCAAAGGGGTCCTGAAAGATCATCTGCACGTTGCGTGCGTAGTCCATGTGTTCCTTGGAGCTCATGTCCTTTACGTTCCGGCCCTTGTAGAAAATGTCTCCGCCGGACTGATCAAGAATTTCGCAAAGCATACGGCCCAGCGTGGATTTACCGCAACCGGATTCACCCACCAAGCCCAGCACTTCACCGGGCATGATGTCGAGGTTGACGCTGTCCACAGCCTGAACGCGCTCTTCGCGCAGCTTTGAGCCCAGCTTCTGGGCAATCTTACCTGCGAAGTCGAGTTTTTTAACAAACACCCGGCTCAGGTCTCTACAGCTCAAGAAAGGTGTGTTGGCTTCATTCATATATAAAATCCTATTTTAAACTAATAGGGATTCCAAAGGGGCTTAGCTCCTTTGGCCGCCGGAGGCGAAATCATTTCATCAAAAACGCGTAGCGTATCCCTTACAAAGGATGATGGCAGCGTACAACGCGTCCGTTTTCCTGCTCGGTCCGCTCCGGGGCGACCATACACTGGTCGTCGGCATAGGGGCAGCGCATCCTGAAGGAACAGCCTTCGGGGATGTTGATCAGCGAAGGAGTCATGCCCGGAATCTGGAACAGCGGCTCGCCGCGTTTGTTGCGACTGGGTACTGATCCGATCAGACCGTGAGTGTACGGATGCATGGGATGGTCGAGGATTTCCTCAACATTACCCTGTTCGATGATCCGCCCGGCATACATTACCGCCACCTTGTGGGCCAGACCAGCTACTACGGTCAGGTCGTGGGTGATCCAGATCAGGGCCATTCCGGTCTTGCGGCAGAGTGTCTGCATTTCGGAAAGAATCTGGCTCTGGATGGTTACGTCCAGTGCGGTGGTCGGTTCATCGGCAATGATCAGGTCCGGCTTGTTAAGCAGTCCGATGGCAATGGCAACGCGCTGGCGCATACCGCCGGAGAACTGGTGCGGGTAAGCCTTAATCCGTTCCTCTGGGGAAGGGATACCTACCATGGCAAGGGCCTCAATGGAACGGCGGCGTGCTTCATCTTTGGACACCTTTTCGTGGGCGGTAATGGCTTCCATCATCTGGGTGTCGATGCGCAGGACAGGATTGAGAGTCATCATGGGGTCCTGAAAGATCATGGAGACCTTGGCACCCCTGAATTTACGCCATTCATCTTCGGACTGACCGATGATTTCCTGTCCTTTGTATTTGATGGAACCGCCGGCAATTTCACCCGGAGGGTCCACAAGCCCCATAATCGAGAAACCTGTTACGGACTTACCGGAACCGGATTCACCGACAATACCGACAATTTCGCCCTTGCCGATGTCGAGACTGATGTCATCGACAGCCTTGGCGATTCCGGCACGGGTGTAAAAGTAGGTCTTAAGATTTTGTATGCTGAGAATGTTTTCACTCATTTTTTCAACCTCGGATTCAGAACGTCACGCAAGCGGTCACCAACAAGGTTGATGGATACGATGAGGATAAGCAGGGCTACACCGGGGTAGAAGCTGATCCAGTAGTACCCTGACTGCAGGTACTTGAAACCGTTGGCAATGAGCAGACCCAGCGAAGGCTGGGTGATAGGCATACCCAGTCCGAGGAAGGAGAGGGTTGCCTCAAGTGCGATTGCGCCTGCTACCTTAACGGTAGAGATAACGATCAGCTCCGGTGTACAGTTGGGCAGCACGTGCCCGAACATGATCCTGTTCTGGGGCAGGGCGAGGCACTTGGCAGCTTCCACGTATTCCTTTCTGCGTTCCACCAGCACGTTACTGCGGATGGCGCGGGCGTAGTAGGCCCACTGGCAAACGACCAGCGAGAGGATTATCTTATCCACACCTTTGCCTAGGATTGCCAATAGGATCAGGGCTACCAGAATCGCCGGGAAGCTTAGCTGCAGGTCGACTACACGCATGATGAATGAGTCCGTGCGTCCGCCGATAAATGATGCCCAGAGACCGATGACGGAACCGATGACCAGCGCGATTATGGTACTTACTACACCGACGCCGAGGCTGATGCGCAGACCATAGAGGATGGCGCTGAGCATGTCGCGGCCCTGACTGTCTGTTCCCAAATAGTAAGTCACGGATTCGTCCATGGATTTTGCGCCCGGTTCGAGCTTGGAATCCATGATGTCGATGGTCATCAGGTCGTACGGGTTCTGCGGGGAAAAGTACGGAGCCATGAGCGCGACAACCACCATCAGGGTCAGAATGATCAGCCCGATGGTTGCGGTCTTGCTCTCAAAGTATTCTTTCAGTGATTGCAGGAGCAGGGATTCTTCTTTTTCCGGCATGTTGTCGGCTGCGGACATTTCCGGCTGCTGCGTCTGTTGTGTTTCTGCCATAGTGAAATCTCCTAATTCTGGTCGCCCAAGCGGACTCGGGGGTCCAGAATGGAGTAGATGATATCAACGATGAGGTTGATGATGATAAACATGGTCACGGTGATGAGCAGGTAAGCAACAATAACCGGACGGTCGAGAACTCCGATGGAGTCGATAACCAGCTTACCCATACCGGGCCAAGAGAAAATAGTCTCAGTAACAACCGCAAAAGCGATCAGTCCGCCGAACTCCATACCCAGAACAGTGACTACAGGGATCATGATGTTTTTCATGACGTGCAACCCGATAATGCGGGTATTGCTCAGCCCTTTGGCGCGGGCGAACTTAACGTAATCCATCTGGATATTTTCCTGTACTCCGGCGCGGCTGAGCCTGATGGCCAGCGAGGTCTTGAATAGTGCGAGGTTCATGGCCGGAAGGATCAGGTGGCGGATACCGTCCCAAGTAAGAAAACTGACCGGAACACCGAGTAAGTCTACCGTTTCCCCGCGTCCTCCCGAAGGCAGCCAGCCCAGATAAACCGAGAAGATAATAATGAACATCAGCCCGACCCAGAAGGTTGGCAGACTGAAGCCCAGTATGGAGAAACGCATGATACTTCGCCCGAGTAGCGTATCCGATTTAATACCGGCGATCATACCCAGCGGGATGCCGAAAAATACGGCCATGAGCATGGCTGTTACGGCCAGCTCCATGGTTGCGGGCATGCGCTGCATGATCAGTTTCAGCGCGGGTTCGTTGTATACAAAAGAGTTCCCGAGGTCGCCTTGCACAGCATCTGTGAGAAAGCGCATGTATTGCTCGGGCAGTGGCTTATCCAAGCCAAGTTCCTTGATAGCGCGGTCCCTTTCCGCCGGAGTGGCGTCGGGAGCGATGAGGATATCGATCGGGTTACCGATACAGAATACACCGCCGAAAACCAGTACGGACATTACCAGTAGTACGACGATGGATTGCGAAATTCTTCTTATCAAAAATGCGAGCATGAAATTTTGCTCCAGTTAAAAAAGGGGCGCACTATGTACGCCCCTTTTGATTAATCTAATAGGTGAACGTACTACTTGGTAACTTTAATATCTCGGGGCAGGGTATAGCCGTCAGTGCGACCATTGTACTCAATACCCTTCTTGGATGCCCAGACGTTAACCTGATAATGGATAGGGATGATACCCAGATCGCCGATACCCATTTCGGTGGCCTTGATGATCAATTCGTTGTGCTTTGCAGGATCAACGGTGACCAGAGCTTTTTCGAGGGTGGCATCGAGTTCGGGGTTGGAGTAGCGACCGCGGTTGGAAGAACCAAAGCCTTTTTCCTTGTCATAGGTGTGCAGCAGAGCACCGACGCAGTTGGACTGTTCGCCGGTGTCAGTTGCCCAGCCTACGAGCATGAAGCTGAACTCAAGGGCGGAAGCGCGGCCAAAGTATACACTCTTAGGCATGGTGTTAACTTCGGTTTTGATGCCGATTTTGGTCAGCATCTGAGCTATGGCCTGAGCGATGTCAGCATCGTTTACGTAACGGTCGTTGGGACCGTGGATAACCAGTTTGAAACCTTCAGGATAACCAGCTTCTGCGAGCATGGCCTTGGCACCTTTAGGATCGTATTCTTCAGGCTTGAGGCGTTTGCTGGTGCCTTCGTATCCATCGGGAACCATCTGGCTTGCGGGTACTGCAAGACCGTCCATGATGCGACCTGCGATTGCGCGGCGGTTGATGGCTTTGGAGATAGCCTTACGAACACGGAAGTCTTTCAGGGGGTTTTTGATCTTTTCACCGTTGTTACCGGAAACAGTGGGGGAATCGTCACGGTCGGTATCAAGGTGCAGGTAGATCAGACGGGTGGAAGGAGATTCAGAAAGAGTTATCTTTTTGTTCTCGCCCAGACCGTCAACATCTGCCGGGGGTGCGAAGTTGATCAGGTCAACATCGCCGGATTTCAAAGCTGCAACACGGGTTCCGTCGTTGGTGATGGGGCGAACGATGATTTCTTCCCAAGGCATTTTTTCGCCCCAGTAGTTATCATTGCGTTTGTAGATGATTTTGTCACCGCGTTCCCATTTGACCAGAGAGTAGGGGCCGGTACCGATGCAGGCTTTACCGGAGTTGAAATCTTCGGTGGTAGCACCTTCAGCATTCTTCTTGGAGATGATGGGGAAAGCCGCCATCTGACGAGGAAGAAGCGGAGCAGGTGCTTCGGTGATGAAACGGATGGTGTAGGGATCAACTATGTCCATCTTCTGGATGTTGGAAACAAATCCGGTGAAGGAAGAAGGACTGTTGGGTACGTTGGGAATGCGTTCAATGGTGAATTTTACGTCTTCAGCAGTGAACGGGGACCCGTCGTGAAATTTGACGCCTTTGCGGAGTTTGAATTCCCATACGTTGTCGGAAACGGGGTTCCAGGATGTAGCCAGACCCGGCTCAAGTTTCTGTCTGTTGTCCTGACGGATCAGTTTGTCAAAAACATACAAGGCCTGCTCGTTGTTGGCGTTAACGTTGTGGAAATGGGGATCAAGAGAGGTGGGTTCACCTTTCAGGCCGAGGGTCAGTGTTTCTGCGTGGGCCATGGTTGCTCCAAAGGCAAAGCAAGCCACGATAGCAAGAACAATCAATAGTTTCTGGCGCATTCATTACTCCTTGTTTCTCATTCTTATAAAACCTGACTTACCTTACATAAATTTCGCTCAAGATCAAGGTTTTGCTTATTGTAGGATTGATGAATGCGTAAATATGAGTGTTGGAAATTAATGGTTTTGTTATGTGCCGGGATTGCTTTTGATCATTCAATCAATATTGGGTGTTTTGTTTAGCATAATAGGCAAGTTGTGATTGTTTACGCTGTTGGGTGTTTGCTTCTTATGAATCTATTTATCATTTGAAAGATGCATTTAGTATTAGTCTCTTTAAGACTGTAAAGTGAACTGAACAACATTATTTTATTGGTGCAGCAAGGATTTCATCAATAAGTTTTATGGATTCAACTGTTCGTTGCGTCAACGGTCCACTTATTGTTTGGAAAGGGATATTGCGGGAGTTCAGTTCGCTTATGAACAGATTCTGCATGTATTCCCGCTCTTCAGGCATATCCCTCTGCCCGTCTGCCTGCCACTGAACATCAATATCGCAAAGCAGATAGAGACTGGATCCGAGCGTGTTAAGCTTATCGTTAAGCCAGTCGGGGCATCCACTGAAATAGTGCTTGGCATAGACAATGGAAGAAATGATGTCCGTGTCGCAGACAAGCGGATTGTATCCCTTGGCTGCGGCTTCGTTCTCATACTGCAATTGTCCTTGGGCGATAGGAATAACATCGTCTGCGGTCAGGATGCCGTTTTTCATTGCAAAGTATTCGCGCAAATATTCAGGAACGAATTCCACTTTGTAATGTTCGGCCAGCTTGGCGGCCAGAGTTGACTTTCCAGTGCATTCGGAACCTGTAAGTACTACGCGGAGCATTCACACTCCCGGTCTGCACGGTAGGATTTGAGCCAGCTGAGAAATCCGAGCACGGCCATGGCAGTATAGACTCCCATGAGCCCGCTGTATCCGACCCAGCCCTTGGCGTAGTAAATGCCGATATACATAACATCGGCGGTGATCCAGAGCAGCCAGTTTTCCATGTACTTTTTGGCGAGTAGATATTGGGCGATGAGTGAAAGCACGGTTGTTAATGCGTCCCACCACGGGAAGGATGCCTCAAGATAGTTTTCCATGAGGTATCCGGTGGGGATGAACGTAACCAGTCCGATAAGAGTCAGGCGGATGGCGAGCTTGCGGTCCACGCTTTGGACCTTGAGGGGGGTGTTGTCCGTGCCGCCGCGCAGCCATTGGTACCAGCCGTAGAAACCGAGAACCACATAAACGAATTGCAGGAAGG contains:
- a CDS encoding ABC transporter permease, with product MAETQQTQQPEMSAADNMPEKEESLLLQSLKEYFESKTATIGLIILTLMVVVALMAPYFSPQNPYDLMTIDIMDSKLEPGAKSMDESVTYYLGTDSQGRDMLSAILYGLRISLGVGVVSTIIALVIGSVIGLWASFIGGRTDSFIMRVVDLQLSFPAILVALILLAILGKGVDKIILSLVVCQWAYYARAIRSNVLVERRKEYVEAAKCLALPQNRIMFGHVLPNCTPELIVISTVKVAGAIALEATLSFLGLGMPITQPSLGLLIANGFKYLQSGYYWISFYPGVALLILIVSINLVGDRLRDVLNPRLKK
- a CDS encoding ABC transporter substrate-binding protein; this encodes MRQKLLIVLAIVACFAFGATMAHAETLTLGLKGEPTSLDPHFHNVNANNEQALYVFDKLIRQDNRQKLEPGLATSWNPVSDNVWEFKLRKGVKFHDGSPFTAEDVKFTIERIPNVPNSPSSFTGFVSNIQKMDIVDPYTIRFITEAPAPLLPRQMAAFPIISKKNAEGATTEDFNSGKACIGTGPYSLVKWERGDKIIYKRNDNYWGEKMPWEEIIVRPITNDGTRVAALKSGDVDLINFAPPADVDGLGENKKITLSESPSTRLIYLHLDTDRDDSPTVSGNNGEKIKNPLKDFRVRKAISKAINRRAIAGRIMDGLAVPASQMVPDGYEGTSKRLKPEEYDPKGAKAMLAEAGYPEGFKLVIHGPNDRYVNDADIAQAIAQMLTKIGIKTEVNTMPKSVYFGRASALEFSFMLVGWATDTGEQSNCVGALLHTYDKEKGFGSSNRGRYSNPELDATLEKALVTVDPAKHNELIIKATEMGIGDLGIIPIHYQVNVWASKKGIEYNGRTDGYTLPRDIKVTK
- a CDS encoding ABC transporter ATP-binding protein, with the translated sequence MSENILSIQNLKTYFYTRAGIAKAVDDISLDIGKGEIVGIVGESGSGKSVTGFSIMGLVDPPGEIAGGSIKYKGQEIIGQSEDEWRKFRGAKVSMIFQDPMMTLNPVLRIDTQMMEAITAHEKVSKDEARRRSIEALAMVGIPSPEERIKAYPHQFSGGMRQRVAIAIGLLNKPDLIIADEPTTALDVTIQSQILSEMQTLCRKTGMALIWITHDLTVVAGLAHKVAVMYAGRIIEQGNVEEILDHPMHPYTHGLIGSVPSRNKRGEPLFQIPGMTPSLINIPEGCSFRMRCPYADDQCMVAPERTEQENGRVVRCHHPL
- a CDS encoding ABC transporter permease, which gives rise to MLAFLIRRISQSIVVLLVMSVLVFGGVFCIGNPIDILIAPDATPAERDRAIKELGLDKPLPEQYMRFLTDAVQGDLGNSFVYNEPALKLIMQRMPATMELAVTAMLMAVFFGIPLGMIAGIKSDTLLGRSIMRFSILGFSLPTFWVGLMFIIIFSVYLGWLPSGGRGETVDLLGVPVSFLTWDGIRHLILPAMNLALFKTSLAIRLSRAGVQENIQMDYVKFARAKGLSNTRIIGLHVMKNIMIPVVTVLGMEFGGLIAFAVVTETIFSWPGMGKLVIDSIGVLDRPVIVAYLLITVTMFIIINLIVDIIYSILDPRVRLGDQN
- the pnuC gene encoding nicotinamide riboside transporter PnuC, with translation MELINFIVNFVSAMSLGEQLSIATGLIYILLSVRQNPLCWPFGIVSVGIWMFIVFQGKLYSDAFLQFVYVVLGFYGWYQWLRGGTDNTPLKVQSVDRKLAIRLTLIGLVTFIPTGYLMENYLEASFPWWDALTTVLSLIAQYLLAKKYMENWLLWITADVMYIGIYYAKGWVGYSGLMGVYTAMAVLGFLSWLKSYRADRECECSA
- a CDS encoding DUF3574 domain-containing protein; amino-acid sequence: MRNSVRILAGVVLLLAFFGLSGCATSKWNRYELYMGQSYGEGKQWVTAKQWQGFLKSEVTPKFKDGYTVYDVNGFWAGKMFTYSERSKVIMIVSEDKDAEQRVDEIAKAYKDEFKQDSVLKIVCPVRVEFN
- a CDS encoding ATP-binding protein, producing MLRVVLTGSECTGKSTLAAKLAEHYKVEFVPEYLREYFAMKNGILTADDVIPIAQGQLQYENEAAAKGYNPLVCDTDIISSIVYAKHYFSGCPDWLNDKLNTLGSSLYLLCDIDVQWQADGQRDMPEEREYMQNLFISELNSRNIPFQTISGPLTQRTVESIKLIDEILAAPIK
- a CDS encoding C-GCAxxG-C-C family protein, encoding MNCCNRNTCGAADKAGNYFLGGYHCAEAVVRGTLEHAGMEPDNIVRYATPFGGGYGKTFQEACGALSGALIVIGHLHGRNEAGQSWDYPAALAEMIRDKFLEKYGTTKCINLRGKFGPEAQLQKCSEIVSWISREILNELELEN
- a CDS encoding oligopeptide/dipeptide ABC transporter ATP-binding protein, producing the protein MNEANTPFLSCRDLSRVFVKKLDFAGKIAQKLGSKLREERVQAVDSVNLDIMPGEVLGLVGESGCGKSTLGRMLCEILDQSGGDIFYKGRNVKDMSSKEHMDYARNVQMIFQDPFASLNPRKRVKQIIGEAPLYHGLTDKAGFDKYLSYVMLRCGLDPSYKNRYPHQFSGGQRQRIGIARAMAMQPECLICDESVAALDVSIQAQILNLFMKLRKDLNLTCLFISHDLGVVEHISDRIAVMYLGRVVEVGTVEKLFSDPFHPYTQALLNEVPRLDKRDVDFAPLKGEIPSPLDPPKGCHFHPRCAHAMAICREKAPQDKEIAPGHRTCCHLADLKQETPKQDEWISM